A genomic window from Arthrobacter globiformis includes:
- a CDS encoding VOC family protein: MLRDTEVAAVLPAKDVNRAKDFYRDKLGLEPMEPGDDNLMFQCGNGTRFLLYQTDNAGTARNTQMGWVTDDVERDVQDLRSRGVVFEEYDFPGLKTENGIATSDAGKAAWFLDSEGNILSLFERP, encoded by the coding sequence ATGCTCAGAGACACAGAAGTCGCGGCTGTCCTTCCGGCGAAGGACGTGAACAGGGCGAAGGATTTTTACCGGGACAAGCTGGGACTGGAGCCCATGGAACCCGGGGACGACAACCTGATGTTCCAGTGCGGCAACGGGACGAGGTTCCTGCTGTACCAGACTGACAACGCGGGCACCGCAAGAAACACCCAGATGGGCTGGGTGACGGACGACGTCGAGCGGGACGTTCAGGACTTGCGGAGCCGCGGCGTCGTGTTCGAAGAATACGATTTTCCGGGACTGAAGACCGAGAACGGCATTGCCACCTCGGACGCGGGCAAGGCCGCCTGGTTCCTGGACAGTGAGGGCAATATTCTGAGCCTCTTCGAACGCCCGTAG